In Helianthus annuus cultivar XRQ/B chromosome 8, HanXRQr2.0-SUNRISE, whole genome shotgun sequence, a single genomic region encodes these proteins:
- the LOC110872244 gene encoding alcohol dehydrogenase-like 7 — protein MAEKSPNNNTAGKPIRCRAAIARIPGEPLVIEEVLVAAPKPREVRIKIICTSVCPVDVTFWRSEHPPAIFPRILGHEAVGVVESVGEGVHEVVEGDTVIPIFLPDCGECTDCLSAKSNLCSKLSFSISPWIGREETSRFTDINGETLYHFLFVSSFSEYTVVDIAHVTKIDPQTPPDRACLFTCGVAAGLGAAFKRANVEAGTSVAIFGLGAIGLAVAEGARLCGAKKIIGVDVNPDKFEIGKKFGVTDFVNSRNCGDKPVSEIIIEMTDGGADYCFECVGSTTLVHEAYASCRKAWGKTVVMGAEPGAMLTFKSYEVLDKGKTLMGALFGGLKPKSDIPILIKRYMNKELQLDEFVTHEVNFNDINKAFGLLLEGKSLRCVIWMNK, from the exons ATGGCCGAAAAAAGCCCCAACAACAACACAGCCGGCAAGCCTATTCGTTGTAGAG CGGCCATTGCTAGAATCCCTGGGGAGCCTCTAGTGATAGAAGAAGTGCTTGTGGCTGCACCAAAACCTCGGGAAGTTCGGATCAAGATCATATGCACTTCTGTTTGTCCGGTGGATGTTACCTTTTGGAGATCTGAG CATCCTCCGGCCATTTTCCCTAGAATACTCGGTCACGAAGCAGTGGG GGTTGTAGAGAGTGTTGGAGAAGGTGTACATGAAGTTGTTGAAGGAGACACCGTGATCCCAATTTTTCTGCCCGATTGCGGTGAATGTACCGATTGCTTGTCCGCAAAAAGCAACCTATGTTCAAAACTGTCTTTCAGTATTTCTCCATGGATTGGTAGAGAGGAGACAAGCAGGTTCACAGACATCAATGGAGAAACTTTATATCACTTCTTGTTTGTATCAAGTTTCAGTGAATACACGGTGGTTGACATTGCTCATGTTACTAAAATTGATCCCCAAACACCACCAGACAGAGCTTGTCTCTTTACTTGTGGAGTTGCAGCTG GGCTGGGTGCCGCGTTCAAAAGAGCAAACGTGGAAGCTGGAACATCAGTTGCTATATTCGGTTTGGGAGCAATTGGGCTAGCG GTTGCTGAGGGAGCAAGGCTATGTGGAGCTAAAAAGATCATCGGTGTTGATGTGAACCCGGACAAATTTGAAATAG GAAAGAAATTTGGAGTCACTGATTTCGTGAACTCGCGTAATTGTGGTGACAAACCCGTGAGCGAG ATAATAATTGAGATGACTGACGGGGGTGCGGACTATTGCTTCGAATGTGTAGGTTCGACAACATTGGTGCATGAAGCTTATGCTTCTTGTAGAAAG GCATGGGGGAAAACAGTTGTAATGGGAGCTGAGCCTGGGGCAATGTTGACCTTCAAATCTTACGAGGTACTTGACAAAGGAAAGACCCTTATGGGCGCCCTTTTTGGAGGTCTCAAGCCAAAATCTGATATCCCAATCCTTATAAAACGCTACATGAATAAG GAACTACAACTAGATGAATTCGTGACACATGAGGTCAACTTCAACGACATCAACAAGGCTTTCGGTTTGCTTCTTGAAGGTAAGAGCTTACGATGTGTGATTTGGATGAACAAGTGA